The Cloacibacillus sp. An23 genomic interval GCGTCACGAGCTGCATGAGCGGCGCTATGAGCAAAGACCCGGAGACCGGCCTCGTCACATACGACGAAAACAAATGCGGAGCGTGCTTCATGTGCGTTATGAACTGCCCCTTCGGCCTGCCCAAGCCTGACACGCTCACGCGCCAGAAAGTCATAAAATGCGACTTCTGCGAAGGGCGCGAAGAAGGCCCCGCCTGCGTCAAAGCGTGCCCGAAAGAGGCCATATACGTAGAGGAGGTGCGCTGACATGAAACATCTCATAATCGGATGCTCCGCCGCAGGAATAGCCGCCGCGCGCAAAATACGCGCCCTGCGCCCCGACGACGAAATAACCGTCGTTGCGAAGGACGCCGCGCCGCACTCGCGCTGCATGCTCCACCACTTCATCGGCGGACGCAAAAGCGCCGAAGAGATAAACTTCGCCGGAGCGGACTTCTTCGACAAAAACCGCGTGGAATTCATCGCCGGCGAAGAAATCACGAAAGTGCTGCCCGAAGAAAAGGCCGTCCTCGGCGCTAAAAGCGGCCAGATACACTACGACCGCCTGCTGATCACCACCGGCGCGAGATACTTCATCCCGCCCGTGCCGGGCTTCCGCGACGGTAAAAACGTCTACGGCCTCCGCGACTTGGACGACGCGCGCAAAATCAGCGAAGCGGCGAAAAACGCGAAAGAATGCGTCATAGTCGGCTCCGGCCTCGTCGGCCTCGACGCCGCCTACGCCCTCGCCGAACGCGGCGTGAAATGCCGCATAGTCGAGATGGAAGACAGGCTCTGCCCCTTGCAGCTCGACGAAACGGCAGCCGCGCCCTACAAGGCGCTGTTCGAGAAAGCGGGATGCGAATTCTACCTTTCGAAAAAAGCCAGCGCCGCGGAGCTCGACGCGGACGGCAACGTCGCCGCCGTCATGCTCGACGACGGCACGCGCCTTCCCGCGGACTTCCTCGTAGTCAGCGCCGGC includes:
- a CDS encoding FAD-dependent oxidoreductase; translation: MKHLIIGCSAAGIAAARKIRALRPDDEITVVAKDAAPHSRCMLHHFIGGRKSAEEINFAGADFFDKNRVEFIAGEEITKVLPEEKAVLGAKSGQIHYDRLLITTGARYFIPPVPGFRDGKNVYGLRDLDDARKISEAAKNAKECVIVGSGLVGLDAAYALAERGVKCRIVEMEDRLCPLQLDETAAAPYKALFEKAGCEFYLSKKASAAELDADGNVAAVMLDDGTRLPADFLVVSAGVRPNIEFLEGSGIELDRRIVTDGRMRTNVPDVYAAGDAAGLSGIWPNAALQGEIAAKNMCGVEAEYTDRYAMKNTMNFFGLTTLSLGPNNANEGDEVLTAESRGGYAKAVIRDGKLVHITIQGDIGNTGFWQEIIKRGINPAVPGKRLSELSYADFWRYDAANGKYAWE
- a CDS encoding 4Fe-4S dicluster domain-containing protein produces the protein MKRIFIDADKCDGCMNCTLACMNAHRNDGEEDIYTLDLGGAESESRCFIRLGAGKSYKPIFCRHCDEPMCVTSCMSGAMSKDPETGLVTYDENKCGACFMCVMNCPFGLPKPDTLTRQKVIKCDFCEGREEGPACVKACPKEAIYVEEVR